The genome window CTGAGCGCGGCGTGCGCGTCGGTGCTCATCGCGGTCTTCGCCGCCTACGCCATCAGCCGGTACCGCTTCCGCGGCCGGGACCTGTTCCGCATCACGGTGCTGTCCACCCAGATGTTCCCCGGCATCCTGTTCCTGCTGCCGCTCTACCTGATCTACGCCACCATCGGGCAGGTCACCGGGGTGATGTTGCAGGGCAGCCACGCCGGTCTGGTCATCACCTACCTGACGTTCTCGCTGCCGTTCTCGATCTGGATGCTGGTCGGCTACTTCGACTCGATCCCCGCCGACCTCGACGAGGCCGCGCTGATCGACGGCGCCGGTCCGCTCGGGACGCTGCTGCGGGTCGTGCTGCCCGCCGCCAAGCCCGGTATCGCCGCGGTCGGCATCTACGCCTTCATGACGGCGTGGGGCGAAACGCTGTTCGCCTCGATCATGACCACCTCCGACTCCCGCACGCTGGCGGTCGGGCTGCGCGAGTACTCCAACGAGTCCTCGGTGTACTGGAACGAGGTGATGGCGGCCTCGCTGGTCGTCAGCATCCCGGTCGTCGTCGGTTTCCTGCTGCTCCAGCGGTACCTGGTCCAGGGCCTGACCGCCGGAGCCGTGAAGTGAAGGGGCGTGCCATGCGACGCAACTCCGCCAAGGTGCGGGTCGACGGCGAGCCCGCCGTCTGGCTGGGCGCCAACTTCTGGTCCCGCACCGGCGGGCCGCTGATGTGGCGCAACTACGACCCGGCGGTGGTGCGCTCCGAGCTGGAGGTGCTGGCCGAGAACGGCCTGCGCCAGACCCGCTCGTTCTTCTACTGGCCCGACTTCATGCCCGAACCCGACCGCATCGACGAGGAGAAGGCCGCGCACTTCGCCGACTTCCTCGACGCCCACACCGAAATCGGTATGACCTCCATTCCGACGTTCATCGTCGGTCACATGTCCGGCGACAACTGGGACCCGGCGTGGCGCGGCGGCCGCGACCTCTACGCCGACGTGTGGCTGGTGGCGCGGCAGGCGTGGTTCGTCGAGCGGATGAGCGAGCGCTTCGCCGGGCACCCCGCGGTGGCGGGGTGGCTGATCAGCAACGAGATGCCGATCTACGGCCGGTTGCGCCACGAACCCGTCGCGCCCGCCGAGCACGTGCTGAGCTGGGCGCAGCTGATGGTGCAGGCCGTCCGCGCGGGCGGCGCGCGCCAGCCGGTGTCGCTCGGCGACGGTGCGTGGGGCATCGAGGTGACCGGCGTGGACAACGGGTTCTCGGTGCGCGACACCGGCGCGCTCGTCGACTTCGTCGGACCGCACGTCTACCGGATGGACAGCGACCCGGTGCGCCAGCACCTCAACGCCGCGTTCGTCTGCGAACTGTCGGCGGTGGCGGGAAAACCCGTGGTGCTGGAGGAGTTCGGGCTCTCCAGTGACCACGTCTCGGCGCAGAACGCCGGGCACTACTACCGGCAGACGCTGCACACGTCGCTGCTGGCCGGGGCGACCGGCTGGCTGGCGTGGAACAACACCGACTACGACGGCCTGGTGGCGCAGGAACCCTACTCGCACCACCCCTTCGAGATGCACTTCGGCATCACCGACCACACCGGAGCGCCGAAGCCCCCGCTGCTGGAGCTGGATTCCTTCGCGCGCACGCTCGACGCGGTCGACTTCCCCCGGTGCTCCCGGACCGACACCGAGGTCGCGCTGCTGGTCAGCGAGTACCTCGAACACGGCTATCCGTACGCGCAGGCCGACGACCGGCCGCTGATCTTCACGACGCTGCGGCAGGGCTACGTCGCGGCGCGGGAGGCCGACCTGCCGGTCGGCTTCGTCCGGGAGCGCGACGGCGTCGAGGACTGCGCGCTGTACCTGCTGCCGTGCGTGAAGCAGGTCCAGGGACCGACCTGGCTCGCGCTGCGTGAACGCGTGGCGGCCGGGTCGGTGCTGTACCTGTCGTACTGCGCGGGCGAGGTCGAGCACCACAGGGGAGCGTGGCTGCCCTACCTGGACGAGACCTTCGGCGTCGAGAAGCAGCTGGCCTACGGGCTGGTGGACGCCGTCGAGGACGAGCACGTGGAGTTCACCTTCACCGAGGACTTCGGCGGTATCGAGGCCGGTGAGGTGCTGCGGTTCCGGGTGGGCGGCAACGAGCACAGCCGGACCTTCCTGCCGGTGGTGCCGCGCGGGGCGAAGGTCGTCGCGACCGACGCCCACGGCCGTCCCGCCCTGCTGCGCCACGTGACGGGGGAGGGGCAGGCGGTGCTCTGCACCTATCCGCTGGAGCACTTCGCGGCGAGCAACGCGCGGGTGAACCCCGAGCCCACCTACCGGATCTACGCCGCGCTGGCCGCCGTCGCGGGAGTGCGGCGACCGGTCGTGGTGGACCGGCCGGAGGTCTTCGCCGACGCGCTCGTGCACGAGGACGGTCGCCGCTTCGCGTGGCTGGTCGGGCAGAACGCCGAACCGATCACCGTGACGCCGCGGGTCGAAGGCTCGCTTCACGACCTGGTGACCGGAGCCGAGGTGCCCGAGATCGAGCTGCTGCCCTACGGCGTGCGGGTGCTCGAACTGCGGCCGTCCCCGGAGCTTCCCTGAAGTACGGCGTTGATCGCGGCCGGCGCCGAGATCATGCAGGCCATGCAGGGCATGCCCGCCGGGTACAGCGACCACTCGCACTCCCGCGCGACCACGACCACGCCGCAGTAGGCGGGCAGCTCGACCGGCACGCCGTCCAGGTCGTCGGGAATGGGAACCGCGTGGCACACCCGTTCGCGTTCCGGGATTCCGGGTTTCGCAACCAGCCGTGCGAAGGCGATTCGACCGGTCATGCGTCGGGGTCCTGTCCGCGTGGACGGGATTCGGGGTGGCGGTCCCAGATCTCTTTGGTCGTCGCCTGTGTCCGTCGTTTCGCGCGCCAATTGCGAATCGGTTTTGTTTTGGTCCTGCGCCGCAGATCGCACCAGATGGCGGCCGCGCACAAAGTCAACGCCCACACCGTGATCGCGTACAGCGGTAGCAGGGCGAGTTCTTGCTGAGAGCGCATGGGATTTCCTCGCGGAAAGGTTTCGCCGAATCCCCCCGCGTCCGCCCCGGCTGCTGGAGATCGGGGACCGGGGCGGACTGTCGGCCGCGATGTCGGGGAAGGGGGCGACCGACAGTGCGAACGTATCAGGACGAATATTACTGTGTCGCTCACCGAAAGGGTGATCTTCGTTTGCTCCGCCGAATTCCCGGTGCAGACTGGCGCCAACATCGAGATTGGAGATCTTGGGATGTCCGGACCGACGATCCGACGGCGCCAGCTCGGCAGGCAGCTCCGCCAGTTGCGCGATGCGGCGGGCAAGTCCTCGCGGGCCGCCGCGGAATGGCTCGACGTGTCGCAGGCGACAGTGTCCAAAGTGGAGAACGGAAAGCAGGCGCCGAAGATCGCGCACGTGCGGCTGCTGTTGCAGCTCTACGGAGTCGAGTCGCCGCGGTCGGAGGCGATCCTGCGGCTGGCCCGCGAGGCCAACCAGCGCGGGTGGTGGACCGCCTACGGCGACACCGTCCCGGACTGGTTCCGCGACTACGTCGGCCTGGAGACCGACGCGACGGAGCTGTGGACCTACGACGCGGAGCTGATCCACGGCCTGCTCCAGACGCCCGGCTACATCCGCGCGGTGACCGCCGCCTTCAACGAGGAATCGGCGGGCTTCGACGTCGAGTGCTACGTCGACCAGCGCCAGGCGAGGCAGGACCGGCTGACCAGCAGCAACCCACCCAGGCTGTTCTCCGTGCTCAGCGAGGGCGCGCTCCGTCGTCTGGTCGGTGGCCGCGAGGTGATGCGGGAGCAGATCCAGCACCTGATCGAGCTGAGCAAGCTCCCGCACGTGACCTTCCAGGTGCTGCCGTTCGAAGCGGGTGCGCACGCGGCGATGGTCTCGCCGTTCACCCTGCTCAGGTTCGAGGAAGACCCGGACATGGGCGCGGTGTACCTGGAGAACCACCAGGGTGCGCTCTACCTGGAGCGGCCCGCTGACGTGAACGGCTACGTCGACACCTTCGAACGGGTGCGCAAAGTTGCGCTAACGCCGAAGAAAACCAAGGACTTCCTCGCTAACCTGGTGCTGAACCTGTGACAGCGATGGAAAGGAGCGCGGGAAGTGAGCGACTTAGCCCGCGCCGAATGGCGCAAGTCCTCCCGTAGCGGCGGAAATGGTGGTCAGTGCGTCGAGGTCGCGGTGACCCCGACGACGGTCGGAGTCCGCGACACCAAGGATCGCGCCGGCGGCACCCTGGTCCTGTCGGCGCGTTGCTGGGCCGGGTTCGTCTCCGGTGTCCGAGACGGCCGCTTCGACGCATGAACGCCGGTGAGTCTTTTGGGTTGCTCGAGCAGCCCAAAAGACTCACGGGGACCACTCGATTCAGCTTTGGGGACAGACTTGGCAGCTCCGCACGGGAACACGCACAACAGCGCGTCAACCGCTGAAAGCGTGGTACAAGCGCAGCAAATACACGGTGACGTGCACTTCCACGGCGCGGCCAACCCGGCGGCTCCGCGCATGGTGCCTCGTCAGCTTCCCGCCGCGGTACGGCATTTCATCAACCGCACCGTCGAGCAGGACGCGTTGACCACGTTGCTGAACGGCGCGGGAAGTGACCACACCGTCCTGGTGTCGACCATCGACGGGCTCGCGGGCGTGGGCAAGTCGACACTGGTCGTGCAGTGGGCGCACCAGGTCCGGGAGCGGTTCCCGGACGGGGAGCTCTACGCCAACCTGCGGGGTTTCGACCCGGCCGCGGAGCCGGTGACCCCGGGGGAGGCGCTGGGCGGCTTCGTCACCGCGCTGGGTGTCGCGCCGGAGGCCGTGCCCGTCGCGGAAGAGGCCAGAGCCGCGCAGTTCCGCACACTGCTGCACGGTCGGCGGATGCTGCTCGTGCTGGACAACGCCCGCAACGCCGAGCAGGTGCTGCCGTTGATGCCGGGTTCGCCCGGCTGCCTGGTCGTCGTGACCAGTCGTCAGCGACTCGACGGGCTCGTGGCCCATCACGGTGCTCAGCGGCTCGCCCTCGAGACCCTCACCCGTGACGAAGGTCGCCGACTCCTGGCTCGGTACATCGGTGGCGAACGCCTGGAGCACGAGCCGGAGGCAGTGGAGGCGTTGCTGCACCACTGCGCCGGGCTGCCACTGGCGCTGACCCTGGTCGCGGTCCAGGCCACCGCCGAACCGGACGTGCCGCTGGAGGAGCTCGCGGCCGACCTCCGAAGCGAGCGCAACCGGCTGGATGCGCTCGACGCGGGTGGCGAGACCGGCATCCGGGCGGTGTTCTCCTGGTCCTACCGCTCACTCTCCCCGCAAGCCGCTCGGCTGTTCCGCCTGCTCGGACTGCCCAACTCGCCGGACATCGGCACCGGCGCGGCAGCGGCGGTGGCAGGGACCGACCACCGCGGCGTCCGCAGACTCCTGGCCGAGCTGTGCCGCGCCCACCTGCTCACCCGTCGAGCGGGCGACCGCTATGTCTTCCACGACCTGCTCCGCGCCTACGCGCGCGAGCGCGCGCATGAGGACGACTCGGCGCAGGAACGCACTGCCGCGTTCGAACGTCTGCTGGACCACTACCTCTACACGACCTACGCGGCCAACCATCGACTGGAACCAACGCGGCCCCTGCCCGAGCTGGACCACGTCGACCAGTACCTGTGGCGCGACTTCGCCACCTACGAAGAGGCCCTGGACTGGTGGGACGCCGAGCACGCCAATGTCCTGTCCGCCGTCCGCCAGGCGGTGGCACTCCGGCTGCCCCGTGGCCCGTGGCTGTCACACGCCGCCACCTTCCCGTTCAAGCTGCGTGGTCTCGTCGACGAGATGAAGGTGAGCAGTGCCGACGGGCTTGCGGGCGCGCGGGAGAGCGGAGACCGCCCGTTGCAGGCACGGCTGCTCAGCGATCTCAGCACGGCGTACCTCTTCCGAGGCGAGTTCGACGCGTCCATCCGCTGCAGGCAGTCCGCCGCCGAGCTGTTCGCCGAGCTTGGTGAACGCGACTGGGAAGCCCTGATGCACGCGGTGCTGGGGGAGACATTCCTCGAGATGGGCCGCTACGCGGACGCGGCGGCCTCCGCGCGGGAGGCGCTGCGGATGCAGGAAAGCGCCGACGGCAAGGTCATCGACCCGGGAGGAGCGGACGCGGTCCTCGGACTTGCCTTGGCGCACCTGGGAGAGTTCGGCGCGGCGTTCCCGCCTCTGCACCGCGCCTACGCCGTAGCCGACCAGTTCGGGCAGGGGTATGCCCTGACTAACCTCGGTTCCGCGCATTTCCTCGCGGGCGACATGGAAAACGCGGTGCGGACCTACCGCCAGGCGGTGCAGCACCGTCGCGACATCGGCCACGAGTTCGGCGAAGCCGTGTGCCTCAACAAGCTCGGCGAAGCGCTGCGGGCCTGGGGTGAGGTGGAGGGGGCTCGGGACGCCTGGCAGCAGGCACTCGCCATCCTCGACGGGCTCGGGCATCCCGACGCCGAGAACGTCCGCGAAAACCTCGATGCGCTGGACGCCACGGAATCATGACCAGAGCCGCTCACGCGGTCCAGTCCAGGATCGGGGCGAAGGAGCGGACGAACGTCGAGCGGGGCATCAGGCGCATGGCGCCGTCGCGGAGTGCGACCGCCGCGGGGGAGGACCAGTGCGCCACCTCGCCGATGCGCCGGGAGCGGCGCACGACCATCTGGGTGCGCGGCCTGCGTTCCCGGTCGTAGCGGGCAAGCGCGTCCGCCAGCACCGCTCTGGTGCGCACGCCCCGCACCGCCGACCCGAGGACCACGGCGTCTTCCAGTGCCTGGCACGCGCCCTGGCCGAGGTTGGGGGTCATGGCGTGGGCGGCGTCGCCGACCAGCACGACGCTGCCCCGCACATAGGTGCTCAGGCAGGGTAGTTCGTAGGTGTCGTGGTGCAGCACGGCGTTCTCCTCGGTGGCGGCGAGCAGCGCCGGGATCGGGTCGTGCCAGCCCGCGAAGCGCTCGTGCAGCTCGGCGAGCCCACCGCCGCTGCCTTCGGGCGCGTTCGCCACGGCATAGCAGTAGACCCGGCCGTCGGCCAGCGGCGCGTAGCCGAACCGCATGCCACGGCCCCAGGTCTCGACCGGTTCGCGCACCGGGACCGGGGCGCTGATCATCCGCCAGGTCGTGTAGCCGGCGTAGCGCGGTGGCGCCGCGTCCTCCCACAGCGAGCGGCGCGTGGCGCTGCGGACGCCATCCGCGCCGACGACCAGGTCCGCGGTGCTCGTTCCGGCGGAGTGCACGACCGTGCCGTCCGCGTGCACTTCCCGCACGTGCACTCCCGGACGGAGCGCCTCGGCCGGGACCTTCGCGCGCAGCACCTCGAGCAGGTCGGCGCGGTGCACCATCGCCCACTCGCCGTAGCGGCGGCGCAGCTCGGCCGCGTCGGCGCGGGAGAGCCAGCGGCCGGACACGTCCTGCACCCCGGCCTGGGCCCCGTCGACGGCCAGGGCCCGGACCGGGTCGCCGAGCCCCAGCGAGTCCAGCGCCCGCATCGCGTTGGGCAGCACCGCCAGACCCGCGCCCACCTCGCCGAACTCCGGCGCCCGCTCCAGGACCTCGACCTGCCAGCCCGCCCGGTCCAGGGCGACCGCGGTGGCCAGTCCGCCGATGCCGCCGCCGAGAACAATCGCCTTCACCGCGACCTCCTATACATCTGTAGAGGACTCTACACTTGTAGAGAGGAGGTGGGCGAGTGTCCCGTCGAACAGAGCTCGCCGACGCGGCGATCACAACCCTGGCCTGCGAAGGAATGCGCGGGCTGACCCATCGCAACGTCGACCGCACCGCGGGGCTGCCGCAGGGCTCGACGTCGTACTACTTCCCGACGCGCAAGGCGCTGATCGAGGCGGTGGTGGAGCGCGTCACCGAGGTCACCGTGGCAGTGGAGCCGGACCTGCCCACCGACCTCGACGAGCTGGCCGTGGTGATCGCCGGGTACGTGCGCGAGCTGCTCACCAGGGGCCGGGACCACCAGCTCGCCTGCTACGAGCTGATGCTGGAAGCGACCCGGCGGCCGGAGCTGCGCGAGCTGCTCACCCCCGCCAGCGCGACGATCCGCGAGATGGCAGCCGACCGGCTGGAGGCCGCGGGGGTCACCGGCTCCGCCGACCGCGCCCGCGACTTCGTCGCGTTCCTCGACGGCCTGCTCCTCGAGCAGATCACCGGCTCGGGCGGCCGGGAGCTCGACGACGCGGCGCTGCGCGTCACGGTCCGCCGGATGCTGACCGCGGTGATGAGCTGAGCGCAAGCTGCTACGCCGGGCGGTCGGCCAGCTCGCGAGTCCTGGGTTCGGTGTGCTGGATGACCAGTCCGGCGATGAGGACCAGCACCATCTCCAGGCCCATGAGCAGCGTGGCGAACTCGATGGTGAGGGTGTCGGCCATGCCCGCCGTCAACAGCAGCAACGCGCCGCCGACGATCGTCGCGAGCACCATGAGCCCGCCGGAGTGCACGAGCTGCACGTGCAGAACGCTCAGCACGACCAGGTAGACCAGCAGCGGCACCGCGACCGCCAGTGCCGCCCCGACAGTGTCGAGGTGGGCCTTGTGCGCGTGGCTGTCGATGACCACCTCCAGCCCCGCGCCGACGGCGGCGATCCCGCCGAAGACCAGGTAGTGCCCGTAGCCCCAGGCGATCGCCCTGGTCAGGGAGTCGCGCAGGTGGTCGCTCACCGTGTGCTTGAAGTAGAGCCACCACATCGCGAAGATCATCAGCAGGCCGCCGGCGCCGATCTCCAGCAGGCCGGCCGACCAGCCTCCGTCGGCGACGTCTTCCTGGATGGCGGCGGTGACGGCCAGGACCACCTCTCCGAGCACGATGATCGTGAACAGGCCGTAGCGTTCGGCGATGTGCCGCGGGTGCCACGCGGTCTGCATCCTGCGCTCGGCGAGCACCGGGACCAGCATCTCGGCGACGACGAGCACCGCGAAGCCGATCTCGCGCCACGGGTCCGGCAGCCACAACCGCCCGATCCAGGCGACCTGGCACACCCCGACCCCTACGGCGTAGCGCAGCGTGCAGGGCCGGCCCTCGGGGTGTTCGCGGGCCGCGCGCAGCCATTGCGCGATCAGGGCGACGCGCATGACGACGTAGCCGATGGTCGCGATCGTGAAGTCGTAGTCGCGGAACGCGGCGGGCACCCCGGCGGCCAGCACGAGCACCCCGGCCATCTGCACCAGCGTCAGCGCCCGGTACGGCACGTCGTCGGTGTCGTAGGCGGAGGCGAACCAGGTGAAGTTCATCCACGCCCACCAGATCGCGAAGAACACCATGAGATAACCGAGCACGGTGCCCGCGACGTGGCCCTCGGAGATGCCGTGGTGCAACTGCGCCGCCGCCTGGCCCACGGCGGCGACGAAGCAGAGGTCGAACAGGAGCTCCAGCGGGGTGGCGGCGCGGTGCTGCTCGCGGGGATCGCGCGCGAGCATCCGCGCGCGCAGCGGCGGGACTTCGGCCAATTCGGCTCACCTACTCCGGCTCGCTCGGCTGACCTGCGGCGACGTCGTCGAATTGTGGCCCGTTCCTGGGTATCCCGCCGTCCGGTGCGCGTACTCCCAGTCCGCCTTCGCGCGTAGTCGGCGATGCCGCTGTTGGGGTAACATGAAAATACTTCGGGGTCAGGTGAGCTGGGGGAGATGCCGAGGGGTCAGGCGGGGGTGAGTGCCTGACCCCCGTTCGGCATCCGGGCCCCTGGCGGGCTGATCACCACCGGCTGCTCTTGCTGCGACGCCGGTACCGCCAGGAGCTGCTCCTCAGCCAGACGACGCCGCCGACCCTGGCGAGGACGGCCACGGCAAGCAGGGCGGCCGCGGTCCGCTTTGCCGCGGTGCCGTCGGTTAGCGCATCCGCGGGCACGGGCCCGAGCCGGCCCTGCGGGTCGTAGGCGATCTCCAGGCGTTCGCCCTTCTTCGCGGCGGCGGAGCCTTCGGTCGTCAGGTGCTCGACCGGCCCGCCGTCGCACCGGAGGCCGTGGTCGTAGTAGTAGGTCGTGGTCGTGCTCCACGAGCCCGGCATGTCCGGGTCGGACGACGGCGTGTAGTGCGATGTCGTCTCCTGGCGTTCGACGACGTCGAGCACCGTGCAGACCGTCCGCAGACCGCGTTCGTGCAGCGCCGCGTCGTCGATGCCCACCTTGGTCAGGCCCAGTGCGAACATCAGCGCCAGGAGAGCGACGAAGTTCGCCCCCATCGCGTCTTCCGGGTGCAGGGCCAGCGACGACAGCCACACGAGCGTCGCCAGGATCTGCAACCCGAACGCGGCGGCCCCGCCGGGGCCGTAGGCGTCGAGGTAGGAACCCCAGGCCATCAGGCCGATCGCCAGCAGCGGCACGCCTGCCGCGACGACCAGCTCGGCGAGCACGCTCTCGTACCACCGCCGCATCGCGCCTCCCCGGTTCGCACGTCGCCCAAGCGTTGCGCCTCGTGCAACGCCGCGACAGACGGCGACCGGGCGAACTCGCGCGGCGCCGCGTCGCCCGGTTCGGGCTGCTCCACCGCGTGACCTACGGTGGCGTAGCGCACGCTTACCGGTCAGTAACCCCAGTTCCTGGCATGATCTGGCGGCACCGGGCGAGCGGCGCTCGGACGTTGGAGTCGTGAGCGGAAAGGATCGGGTGTCGTGACGAAGATCGAACGCCTCGGTGTGGTCGGTGCCGGTCTGATGGGTTCGGGCATCGCCGAGGTCAGCGCGCTGGCCGGGCTCGACGTGATCGTCGTGGAGGTCACCGACGACGCCGCCAGGGCAGGCCGGTCGCGGCTGTGGAAGTCGCTGAACCGCGCGGTGGACAAGGGCAAGATCACCGAGCAGGAGCGCGACGCCGCCCAGTCCCGGCTGCACTTCACCACCACGGTGGCCGACCTCGACGACCGCCAGCTGGTGATCGAGGCCATCGCCGAGGACGCCGAGCTCAAGACCAGGCTCTTCGAAGACCTCGACAAGATCGTCAGCGACCCGGACGCGATCCTGGCCTCCAACACCTCCTCGATCCCGATCGCCAAGCTGGCCGCCGCCACCGAGCGCCCCGCGCAGGTGATGGGCATCCACTTCTTCAACCCGGTCCCGGTGCTCAAGCTGGTCGAGCTGGTGCCGTCGCTGCTGACCTCCGAGGAGACCGTCCAGCGCGCGTCGGCGTTCGCCACCGAACAGCTCGGAAAGCAGACCATCCGCGCCACCGACCGCTCCGGTTTCGTGGTCAACGCCCTGCTGGTGCCCTACCTGCTCTCGGCGATCCGGATGCTGGAGGGCGGCCACGCCACCGCCGAGGACATCGACAACGGCATGGTGCTGGGCTGCGCCCACCCGATGGGTCCGCTCGCGCTGTCGGACCTCGTCGGCCTGGACACCCTCAAGGCGATCGCCGACTCCATGCACGACGAGTACAAGGAGCCGCTCTACGCCGCGCCGCCGCTGCTGCAGCGCATGGTCGACGCGGGCCTGAAGGGCAAGAAGTCCGGCCAGGGCTTCTACGACTACAGCTGAGCGACCGCGGTGTCCCGGGTCGAGGTTCGGGACACCGCGCTCACAGCTCGCGCCGGCGCTCCACCACGGTCCGGGCGAGCTCGATGTCCCACGAGATCGGTCCTACGCGGAGCGCGACTGGGAAAGGCGTGACGCGAAGCGCAGGATCTCCTCGGCGACGCGGTGCGGCCGGTCCTCCATGAGGAAGTGCCCCGCCCCGGGCACCGTGACCAGCTCGGCGTGCGGGATGTCGCTCGCGAGGCGTTCGCCGTAGGCGACGGGCTGCCAGCGGTCGTCCTCGCCCCAGAGGATGCGCACCGGCATCGGCAGCCCTCCCAGCAGCGGTGCGACGCGCTCGGTCGGCGCCGAGTCGTAATGGCGCACCTGGTGCTCGAAGAACGACACCCGGCCGACCGGACCGCGATGCGGCGCGAGGTAGGTCTCCAGCACCTCCTCTGCCATCTCGCCGGAGACGGTCATCCGCAGTTGCCGGGTCAGCATGGCCTCGAAGTCCTGCCGCGGCATGGCCGCGTAGTCGCCGAGGTGGTCGCGGATGACGCGCCGCCAGGTTTCCGAGGGCCACGAGTCGTAGCTGACCGGGTCGACGAGCACCAGCCCATCGACCCGGTCCGGCCGGGAGGTGGCGAAGATCTGCCCGATCGCGCCGCCGATGTCGTGCGCGACCAGCACGCACCGGTCGATTCCCAGTGTCGTCAGCAGTTCGCCGAGCAGCCCGGCCTGCGCGGTGACCGAGGTGTCCCGGTCCACCGGCCGCTCCGACTCGCCGAAACCCAGCAGGTCGTAGGCGAGCACGGAGTGGCCGCCGGCTTCCAGCTCCGGGATCACGTGGCGCCAGATGGCCGAGTGCGACGGCGTTCCGTGCAGCAGCACCAGGGGTGGGCCGTCTCCGCCGCGGTACCGGTAGGCGATCCGGACGCCGTCGACGATCACGTTGCGGTCCAACGGGGTCATACCGCCTCGGTGTTGGTGCGGGAGACCCGCGCCGTCATGAGCGGAAGCAATCGGAGTGTCGCTCATACGGCCTCGGTCTCCGGGGTGACGACCAGCTTGCCGAAGAAGTCCTTGCCGACGAAGTCCTTCTGGGCGCGGTGCAGCTCGCGCAACGGGTAGGTGCCCGCCAGCAGCGGCTTGAGCTCGCCCGCCGCGACGTGGCCCAGCAGTTGCTCGAAGTCCTCGTGGGTGCCGAACGACGAGCCGATGAGCTGCACCTGGTTCAGGTAGACCGTGCGCAGGTCGGTCTCCACCAGCGGACCCGCGATTGCCCCGGCCACGACGTAGCGGCCCAGCGGGCCCAGCACCCGCAGCAGCGCGCCGAAGTGCGGCCCGGCCACCACGTCGGCCACGACGTCGGCCTGCCCGGTCGCGCGGATCTCGCCGGCGAGATCGTCCGACGCGCGGTCCACGGTCGCCTCCGCGCCCAGGTCCAGGGCGAGCTGCCGTTTGGCG of Saccharopolyspora erythraea contains these proteins:
- a CDS encoding 3-hydroxybutyryl-CoA dehydrogenase, whose product is MTKIERLGVVGAGLMGSGIAEVSALAGLDVIVVEVTDDAARAGRSRLWKSLNRAVDKGKITEQERDAAQSRLHFTTTVADLDDRQLVIEAIAEDAELKTRLFEDLDKIVSDPDAILASNTSSIPIAKLAAATERPAQVMGIHFFNPVPVLKLVELVPSLLTSEETVQRASAFATEQLGKQTIRATDRSGFVVNALLVPYLLSAIRMLEGGHATAEDIDNGMVLGCAHPMGPLALSDLVGLDTLKAIADSMHDEYKEPLYAAPPLLQRMVDAGLKGKKSGQGFYDYS
- a CDS encoding low temperature requirement protein A — protein: MAEVPPLRARMLARDPREQHRAATPLELLFDLCFVAAVGQAAAQLHHGISEGHVAGTVLGYLMVFFAIWWAWMNFTWFASAYDTDDVPYRALTLVQMAGVLVLAAGVPAAFRDYDFTIATIGYVVMRVALIAQWLRAAREHPEGRPCTLRYAVGVGVCQVAWIGRLWLPDPWREIGFAVLVVAEMLVPVLAERRMQTAWHPRHIAERYGLFTIIVLGEVVLAVTAAIQEDVADGGWSAGLLEIGAGGLLMIFAMWWLYFKHTVSDHLRDSLTRAIAWGYGHYLVFGGIAAVGAGLEVVIDSHAHKAHLDTVGAALAVAVPLLVYLVVLSVLHVQLVHSGGLMVLATIVGGALLLLTAGMADTLTIEFATLLMGLEMVLVLIAGLVIQHTEPRTRELADRPA
- a CDS encoding alpha/beta fold hydrolase — encoded protein: MTPLDRNVIVDGVRIAYRYRGGDGPPLVLLHGTPSHSAIWRHVIPELEAGGHSVLAYDLLGFGESERPVDRDTSVTAQAGLLGELLTTLGIDRCVLVAHDIGGAIGQIFATSRPDRVDGLVLVDPVSYDSWPSETWRRVIRDHLGDYAAMPRQDFEAMLTRQLRMTVSGEMAEEVLETYLAPHRGPVGRVSFFEHQVRHYDSAPTERVAPLLGGLPMPVRILWGEDDRWQPVAYGERLASDIPHAELVTVPGAGHFLMEDRPHRVAEEILRFASRLSQSRSA